A single window of Selenomonas sputigena DNA harbors:
- the kdsB gene encoding 3-deoxy-manno-octulosonate cytidylyltransferase — MRTLCVIPARYASTRLPGKPLADVCGKPMICRVLERANRAQKPEKVIVATDDQRIYDVVRAEGGEALLTRADHPTGTDRLAEVAEAYPEVDLIVNVQGDEPLIEPAVIDDLIAPFEMDENLPMATVMTRMEDAAEQLNPNNVKVVVDKLGYALYFSRSLVPYPRAAAGPVYKHIGIYAYRRDFLLRYARLEPTPLERAESLEQLRALENGYGIRVLETDCRFVGVDTPEDLALVNKIYREQGLA, encoded by the coding sequence ATGAGGACACTTTGCGTGATTCCGGCGCGCTATGCGTCGACGCGCTTGCCAGGCAAGCCACTCGCCGACGTCTGCGGCAAACCCATGATCTGCCGCGTCCTGGAGCGTGCGAACCGCGCGCAAAAGCCCGAGAAGGTGATCGTGGCGACGGACGACCAGCGCATCTACGATGTCGTGCGAGCGGAAGGCGGCGAGGCGCTCCTGACGCGTGCCGACCATCCGACGGGCACGGATCGGCTCGCTGAGGTGGCAGAGGCGTACCCTGAGGTCGACCTCATCGTCAACGTGCAGGGAGACGAGCCTCTGATCGAGCCGGCCGTGATCGACGATCTCATCGCGCCTTTCGAGATGGATGAGAACCTGCCGATGGCGACTGTCATGACGCGCATGGAAGACGCGGCGGAACAGCTCAATCCGAACAACGTCAAGGTCGTTGTGGACAAGCTTGGCTACGCACTCTACTTCTCGCGCTCGCTCGTGCCCTATCCGCGTGCAGCGGCTGGCCCCGTGTACAAGCATATCGGCATCTACGCCTATCGACGCGACTTTTTGCTGCGCTACGCGCGCCTTGAACCGACGCCCTTGGAGAGGGCGGAGTCGCTGGAGCAGCTTCGGGCGCTGGAAAACGGCTATGGCATCCGCGTGCTGGAAACGGACTGCCGCTTCGTCGGCGTTGATACGCCGGAAGACCTTGCGCTCGTGAACAAGATCTATCGTGAGCAGGGGCTGGCGTAA
- the kdsA gene encoding 3-deoxy-8-phosphooctulonate synthase: MMMNKVKVRDFTIGGGSPLVLMAGPCVLEEMERCLLIGRTIKEITSRLGIPYIFKASFDKANRSSFNSFRGPGLKKGLEMLQAIKEELDVPVVTDVHKESQIAPAAKVVDVLQIPAFLCRQTDLIYAAAKSGCVVNVKKGQFLAPRDMGNVVDKLHEGGCSDILLTERGASFGYNNLVVDMRSFPIMRTFGAPVIFDATHSVQLPGGAGTSSGGNREFVEPLARAAVAAGVDGLFMEVHDNPEEALCDGPNSLYLDKLEELLKEVLAIYDVVKGKLV; this comes from the coding sequence ATGATGATGAACAAGGTGAAGGTCAGAGATTTCACGATCGGCGGGGGAAGCCCGCTCGTGCTCATGGCGGGGCCGTGCGTCCTTGAGGAGATGGAGCGCTGCCTTTTGATCGGACGCACGATCAAGGAAATCACATCGAGGCTCGGCATCCCCTACATCTTCAAGGCCTCGTTCGACAAGGCGAACCGCTCGTCTTTCAACAGCTTCCGCGGCCCGGGGCTCAAGAAGGGACTCGAAATGCTGCAGGCGATCAAGGAAGAGCTCGATGTGCCCGTCGTGACCGACGTCCACAAGGAGTCGCAGATCGCGCCTGCGGCGAAGGTTGTCGACGTGCTGCAGATCCCTGCGTTTCTGTGCCGCCAGACAGACCTCATCTACGCGGCGGCAAAGTCCGGCTGCGTCGTCAACGTCAAGAAGGGGCAGTTCCTCGCGCCGCGCGACATGGGAAACGTCGTCGACAAGCTGCACGAAGGCGGCTGCTCTGACATCCTTCTGACGGAGCGCGGCGCCTCGTTCGGCTACAATAACCTCGTCGTCGACATGCGCAGTTTTCCCATCATGCGCACGTTTGGTGCTCCCGTCATCTTCGATGCGACACACAGCGTGCAGCTGCCGGGCGGCGCGGGCACGTCGTCGGGCGGCAACCGCGAATTCGTTGAGCCTCTGGCACGCGCCGCCGTCGCCGCTGGCGTCGACGGACTTTTCATGGAAGTGCACGACAATCCTGAGGAGGCGCTCTGCGATGGCCCGAATAGCCTCTACCTCGACAAGCTCGAAGAGCTCTTGAAGGAAGTGCTGGCAATCTACGACGTGGTGAAAGGGAAGCTGGTCTAA
- a CDS encoding KdsC family phosphatase, with protein sequence MILSADAMERARRVRFLIFDVDGVLTDGGIYTGEMGELMKPFHVRDGLGICQWQNEGFGTAIITGRDSAIVSRRAAELKIGDVYLGHADKRSAYAEIKERHGLQDDEVAYVGDDLIDLAVMAQVGFPAAPADAVAEVQRLACLVSGKPGGKGAVREIIEFLLKAQRRWENVVARFTASAKVANVSQ encoded by the coding sequence ATGATTCTTTCTGCAGATGCGATGGAGCGTGCGCGTCGCGTGCGCTTCCTCATCTTCGATGTCGACGGTGTCCTGACGGATGGCGGCATTTATACGGGTGAGATGGGCGAACTGATGAAGCCGTTCCATGTGCGCGACGGTCTCGGCATATGCCAGTGGCAGAACGAAGGTTTCGGTACGGCGATTATCACAGGGCGCGACTCTGCCATTGTATCCCGACGTGCCGCCGAGTTGAAGATCGGGGATGTCTACCTCGGGCACGCCGACAAGCGTAGCGCCTATGCTGAGATCAAGGAGCGCCATGGTCTTCAAGATGATGAGGTCGCTTATGTCGGCGATGACCTCATCGACCTCGCTGTTATGGCGCAGGTCGGCTTTCCTGCCGCGCCCGCTGATGCGGTGGCCGAGGTGCAGAGACTCGCATGCCTTGTGTCCGGAAAGCCGGGAGGCAAGGGAGCTGTGCGCGAGATCATCGAGTTCCTTCTGAAGGCGCAGAGGCGCTGGGAAAACGTCGTCGCACGCTTCACCGCGTCGGCGAAGGTCGCAAACGTCTCGCAGTGA
- a CDS encoding lysophospholipid acyltransferase family protein, with protein sequence MLYNSLMALSRALRFLPHGALLLLGALLGRLYYMIIKKQRERAVRQMMQGLSISEKEARKIVRASFVNLAQNMLEILYMPKLNRENLHEYIEIEHLERLKDALAEGHGVVVLTGHIGTWEWLSAAFSLSGLPVTAIAKTQPNAEYSRVLDDLRATIGAEIFSRGTSELLAAGRALKNGKILGFLADQDAGPGGAFIEFLGKTAATPLGPAVFSRKFRAPVVPAFILRRPDGKHTVRVYERMEYVDTGDTEKDLYDLTVRMTRLMEEVIRENPTQWLWFQKRWNTPPEMKKEKRHGAMLQGGKDEA encoded by the coding sequence ATGCTCTACAACTCGTTAATGGCGCTGAGCCGTGCGCTGCGCTTCCTGCCGCACGGAGCGTTGCTCTTACTCGGCGCGCTGCTCGGCAGGCTCTATTATATGATCATCAAGAAGCAGCGCGAGCGTGCCGTGCGCCAGATGATGCAGGGGCTTTCCATTTCGGAGAAGGAAGCACGGAAAATCGTGCGCGCCTCCTTCGTGAACCTCGCGCAAAACATGCTGGAGATTCTCTACATGCCGAAGCTCAACCGAGAGAACCTGCATGAATACATCGAGATCGAGCACCTGGAGCGCCTTAAAGACGCGCTAGCCGAAGGGCACGGCGTCGTCGTCCTCACGGGTCACATCGGCACGTGGGAGTGGCTGTCCGCCGCTTTCTCACTGTCGGGCCTGCCCGTCACGGCAATCGCTAAGACGCAGCCGAATGCCGAGTATTCGCGCGTCCTCGATGATCTTCGTGCGACGATCGGTGCGGAGATCTTTTCGCGCGGCACGAGCGAACTTTTGGCGGCGGGGCGCGCCTTGAAGAATGGCAAGATCCTCGGCTTCCTCGCTGATCAGGATGCAGGTCCCGGCGGCGCTTTCATCGAGTTTCTCGGCAAGACGGCTGCGACGCCCTTGGGACCTGCCGTCTTTTCGCGCAAGTTTCGCGCGCCCGTCGTTCCCGCGTTCATCCTGCGCCGCCCCGACGGCAAGCATACGGTGCGCGTCTATGAGCGCATGGAGTACGTCGACACGGGCGATACGGAAAAGGATCTCTACGACCTGACCGTGCGCATGACGCGCCTTATGGAGGAGGTCATCCGCGAAAATCCGACGCAGTGGCTGTGGTTTCAGAAACGCTGGAATACGCCGCCTGAGATGAAGAAGGAGAAGCGCCACGGCGCGATGCTGCAAGGAGGGAAAGATGAAGCATAG
- the lptC gene encoding LPS export ABC transporter periplasmic protein LptC, with protein sequence MKHRKTLLAVLAAALFAAALAWAVLSVPEVPALNDPARTLRYEGNTLSLEKDGRTVWQLTAESIEADADGKAAEARNIEGVFHEEGGRELKFTAPRAHYDLTSKDLTVDGGVRIETSDGIHLTSREVIWSSEKETLAAVGDVLLTQDKEKLRVSAERIESSDGFAKFTASGKEGKKARIEKGSGAN encoded by the coding sequence ATGAAGCATAGGAAGACTCTTCTCGCAGTCCTCGCCGCAGCCCTCTTCGCCGCTGCACTCGCATGGGCAGTGCTCTCCGTTCCCGAGGTTCCGGCCTTGAACGATCCTGCGCGCACGTTGCGTTATGAGGGAAATACGCTGAGCTTGGAGAAGGACGGGCGTACCGTCTGGCAGCTGACGGCGGAATCGATCGAGGCGGATGCTGATGGCAAGGCGGCAGAGGCGAGAAACATCGAAGGCGTTTTTCATGAGGAAGGCGGGCGCGAACTGAAGTTCACTGCGCCTCGTGCTCATTATGATCTGACGTCTAAGGATCTTACCGTCGACGGCGGCGTGAGGATCGAGACATCGGACGGCATACACCTGACGAGCCGAGAGGTCATCTGGTCGTCAGAAAAGGAGACGCTCGCCGCCGTCGGCGACGTCCTGCTCACGCAGGATAAAGAGAAGCTTCGCGTGAGCGCGGAGCGCATCGAAAGCTCAGACGGCTTCGCGAAGTTCACGGCGAGTGGCAAGGAAGGCAAGAAGGCGCGGATTGAAAAGGGGAGTGGAGCGAATTGA
- a CDS encoding LptA/OstA family protein, with amino-acid sequence MRKRKGKAALVAAALAAALNMGTLQAADEPSSLEGESVSYDMATGEITAEGGITLKRGTATITGARASYNTKTQQGEITGGVIAVRDAMRLTAQTVTLESADAIHATGGAEITKDDLCLTAASLSVFDKDRYVAEGDVRAVKADKTFTGARAEFTQSANYMLVPAGGTMTTADGTFTADRMEGWLTEEHYRGTGNVHVVSPPRSFEGGGDTVDYFAKAEDGKGKCVLDGNAWAYQGNNMLKSKHLTVYLANTGNLAVE; translated from the coding sequence TTGAGGAAGAGAAAAGGGAAGGCTGCACTCGTAGCTGCCGCCTTGGCTGCAGCTCTGAACATGGGGACGCTGCAGGCGGCGGATGAGCCATCGTCCTTGGAGGGAGAGAGCGTCAGCTACGACATGGCGACGGGCGAGATCACGGCGGAGGGCGGCATTACATTGAAGCGAGGCACGGCGACCATCACAGGGGCGAGAGCCAGCTACAACACGAAGACACAGCAGGGCGAGATCACGGGCGGCGTCATCGCTGTGCGCGATGCGATGCGTCTGACGGCACAGACCGTGACGCTCGAATCTGCCGACGCCATCCATGCGACGGGCGGTGCAGAGATCACGAAGGATGATCTTTGTCTGACTGCTGCAAGCCTCTCTGTATTTGATAAGGATCGCTACGTCGCGGAAGGTGACGTTCGTGCCGTGAAGGCGGATAAGACGTTTACAGGCGCGCGCGCCGAATTTACGCAGTCGGCGAACTACATGCTCGTTCCGGCGGGCGGCACGATGACGACGGCGGACGGCACCTTCACGGCAGATCGCATGGAAGGCTGGCTGACAGAAGAGCATTACCGCGGCACGGGCAACGTGCATGTCGTCAGTCCGCCGAGAAGCTTCGAGGGCGGCGGCGATACGGTCGACTACTTTGCCAAAGCTGAGGACGGCAAGGGCAAGTGCGTGCTCGATGGCAACGCCTGGGCATATCAGGGAAATAACATGCTCAAGAGCAAGCATCTGACGGTTTATCTTGCCAACACGGGCAATCTTGCGGTAGAATGA
- the lptB gene encoding LPS export ABC transporter ATP-binding protein, translating to MHLEAKDLVKTFKRRSVVDHVSLRVDKGEIVGLLGPNGAGKTTTFYMITGLERPTSGDVFVSDVRITSMPMYARARLGISYLAQEASIFRKMTVEENLLSILEMTKLSAQERREKMENLLAEFRIGHVRNRLGTELSGGERRRVEIARCLAIEPQFILLDEPFAGVDPIAVADIQEIIAYLRKRGIGILITDHNVRETLHIVDRAYILNDGKILLEGDSATIAASDLARKFYLGDNFTL from the coding sequence TTGCATCTGGAAGCGAAAGATCTGGTCAAGACGTTCAAGCGGCGCAGTGTCGTCGATCATGTGTCCCTGCGCGTCGACAAGGGCGAGATCGTCGGGCTTCTAGGGCCCAACGGCGCGGGCAAGACGACGACGTTCTACATGATTACGGGGCTTGAGCGGCCGACCTCGGGCGATGTCTTCGTTTCCGATGTGCGCATCACGAGCATGCCCATGTATGCGCGTGCGCGTCTCGGCATCAGCTACCTCGCGCAGGAAGCCTCGATCTTCCGCAAGATGACCGTCGAGGAAAATCTCCTCTCGATCCTGGAGATGACGAAGCTCTCCGCGCAGGAACGCAGGGAGAAGATGGAGAATCTGCTCGCGGAGTTCCGCATCGGCCATGTACGTAACCGTCTCGGCACGGAGCTTTCGGGCGGTGAGCGCCGCCGCGTTGAGATCGCGCGCTGCCTCGCCATCGAGCCGCAGTTCATCCTGCTCGACGAGCCGTTTGCAGGCGTCGATCCCATCGCCGTCGCCGACATACAGGAGATCATCGCGTATCTGCGCAAGCGAGGTATCGGCATCCTCATCACCGATCACAACGTGCGCGAGACGCTGCACATCGTCGATCGCGCCTATATCCTGAACGACGGCAAGATCCTCCTCGAAGGGGACAGTGCGACCATCGCTGCGAGCGATCTCGCACGCAAGTTCTACCTTGGCGACAACTTCACGTTATAG
- a CDS encoding LptF/LptG family permease, whose amino-acid sequence MQIRLLDKYIFREVCLAFFFGICGTSAVFVGSGTLFRIAQYITEYGASFGSVVKMFIFSLPAIAIYTFPMSMLLAALLTFGRLSSSSEITAMKSCGVSFYRIAAPVIVLGVVVSIFSILFTEHVVPRANNAYENVIAYEIQGNAAPKSQDHIVIKEIKDGEMQRLMYARRYDAATETLEGVTLQSFEQGETKYVQDAAYAKWEGTQWTMYRGAIYEVSGGKSEHTMRFDKQVLPINAGPGRIVREQKKPEELTMKELRQQIELMRTQFVDTKKLETELYQRITIPMASLVFAIIGVPLGIQPTRSSSSRGIGLSLLIFFCYYVLMTLAGALGQSGALNPAYAVWLPNVAGLLIGAYLMREAAH is encoded by the coding sequence ATGCAGATACGACTTTTGGACAAATACATCTTTCGTGAGGTCTGCCTCGCCTTCTTCTTCGGTATATGCGGCACGTCTGCCGTATTCGTTGGCTCAGGCACACTCTTTCGCATCGCACAGTACATTACGGAATACGGCGCATCGTTTGGCTCTGTCGTAAAGATGTTCATCTTTAGCCTGCCCGCTATCGCCATCTATACATTTCCCATGTCGATGCTCTTGGCGGCACTCTTGACGTTCGGCAGGCTGTCGAGTTCGAGCGAGATCACGGCGATGAAGTCGTGCGGCGTGAGCTTCTACCGCATCGCTGCGCCCGTCATTGTGCTCGGCGTCGTCGTCAGCATCTTTTCCATCCTCTTCACGGAGCATGTCGTACCGCGAGCGAACAACGCCTATGAGAATGTCATCGCCTACGAGATTCAGGGAAACGCCGCACCCAAGTCGCAGGATCACATCGTTATCAAGGAGATCAAGGACGGCGAGATGCAGCGCCTCATGTATGCGCGTCGCTACGATGCTGCAACGGAAACGCTCGAAGGCGTGACGCTGCAGTCGTTCGAGCAGGGTGAGACGAAGTACGTGCAGGATGCCGCTTATGCGAAGTGGGAGGGCACGCAGTGGACGATGTATAGGGGAGCGATCTACGAGGTTTCCGGCGGCAAGTCGGAGCATACGATGCGCTTCGACAAGCAGGTGCTGCCCATCAACGCTGGTCCCGGGCGCATCGTGCGTGAGCAGAAGAAGCCGGAGGAGCTGACGATGAAGGAGCTGCGTCAGCAGATCGAACTCATGCGCACGCAGTTCGTCGATACGAAGAAATTGGAGACGGAGCTTTATCAGCGCATCACGATTCCGATGGCGAGCCTCGTCTTCGCCATCATCGGCGTGCCGCTCGGCATCCAGCCGACGCGCAGCAGCTCCTCGCGCGGCATCGGCTTGAGCCTCTTGATCTTCTTTTGCTACTATGTTCTCATGACGCTCGCGGGGGCGCTCGGGCAGTCGGGCGCGCTGAACCCCGCCTATGCCGTCTGGCTGCCGAATGTCGCGGGTCTTCTCATCGGAGCGTACCTGATGCGCGAGGCGGCGCACTGA